In a single window of the Elaeis guineensis isolate ETL-2024a chromosome 8, EG11, whole genome shotgun sequence genome:
- the LOC105050153 gene encoding protein IRX15-LIKE — MKKNTNNTKLFFLQSSPHKPTLSLLGARNRLCLASALLSFFTFASLLSLHPFSSTTTTTIPPPNLSSSTSAPAAAASRHPSLPAPIFDALLFYATSSSTPGRMADTDVRAAAAVLRSRAPCNLLVFGLGHESPLWLALNHGGHTVFVDHSDLRASRFEDQRPGLPGLEVYATAFPTRVSDLHPLLAAVRPEEASPRGRCRPVQDLLFSDCPLALSDLPNHLFRLAWDVVFVDGPPGYHPDAPGRAAAIFTAAVLARSVGGEGTTDVMVHDHDREVEKVCSEEFLCQENMVGSAGNLAHFVIHRGRDAGGGGFCKNRTSATS, encoded by the coding sequence ATGAAGAAGAATACCAACAACACCAAGCTTTTCTTCCTTCAATCCTCACCCCACAAGCCGACACTCTCTCTGTTGGGAGCCCGTAACCGCCTCTGCCTCGCGTccgctcttctttctttcttcaccTTCGCGTCCCTCCTCTCCCTCCACCCCTTctcctccaccaccaccaccaccatcccACCTCCAAATctctcctcctccacctccgcCCCGGCCGCCGCCGCCTCCCGTCATCCTTCCCTCCCGGCCCCCATCTTCGACGCGCTCCTCTTCTACGCTACCTCCTCCTCCACCCCCGGCCGCATGGCCGACACGGACGTCCGCGCCGCCGCCGCCGTCCTCCGCAGCCGCGCGCCCTGCAACCTCCTCGTCTTCGGCCTCGGCCACGAGTCCCCCCTATGGCTCGCCCTCAACCACGGTGGCCACACCGTCTTCGTCGACCACAGCGACCTCCGCGCCTCCCGCTTCGAGGACCAGCGCCCCGGCCTCCCGGGCCTCGAGGTCTATGCCACCGCCTTCCCCACCCGCGTCTCCGACCTCCACCCCCTTCTCGCCGCCGTCCGCCCCGAGGAGGCGAGCCCCCGCGGGCGCTGCCGCCCCGTCCAGGACCTCCTATTCTCCGATTGCCCCCTCGCGCTCTCCGACCTCCCCAACCATCTCTTCCGCCTCGCCTGGGACGTCGTCTTCGTCGACGGGCCCCCGGGCTACCACCCGGACGCGCCGGGGAGGGCCGCGGCCATCTTCACGGCGGCGGTGCTGGCGAGGTCCGTCGGCGGAGAGGGGACGACGGATGTGATGGTCCACGATCACGACAGGGAGGTGGAGAAGGTGTGCAGCGAGGAATTTCTCTGCCAGGAGAACATGGTGGGCTCCGCCGGGAATCTGGCTCACTTCGTCATCCATCGTGGCCGCGACGCCGGTGGCGGAGGGTTCTGCAAGAACCGCACCTCCGCCACCTCCTAG